Proteins encoded together in one Stigmatella aurantiaca window:
- a CDS encoding patatin-like phospholipase family protein yields MTSRLKTGLVLGGGAARGAYEAGVLSYLREEFEPGFGRELKLNIIVGTSVGAIHACYLAATNHQPLEQARGLIAHWTAMKVEEVLRCGYGDIVRLLRETLGKPALPGDIQHGGLVDPRGLRALVGRGVPWRNISGNLRSGHLDALAVSATHIGTGGAVVFLQRRGGGAPTWSDDPNYRAVATRIGPNHALASAALPIVFPVVRVRGQLHMDGGLRLNVPLSPALRLGAQRVLIISLRPNPTQVQGDPPGPTAQEREQASVTAPFLIGQMLNMLMTDRIDQDLGRLRRLNDILEAGTKKYGPGFAQTLSAAVHPHRSQPVRAVREMLVRPSKDLGTLAAEYVRTPGFRKRSQGLAHRTILKLVEREAPRDADLASYLLFDGGFADILIDLGRQDARALRPQWERFWSEEPQSLAEAATLIPSEEASAA; encoded by the coding sequence GTGACGAGCCGGCTGAAGACGGGTTTGGTACTGGGCGGTGGTGCCGCGCGAGGCGCCTACGAAGCAGGAGTCCTCTCCTACCTCCGGGAGGAATTCGAACCCGGCTTCGGGAGGGAGCTGAAGCTGAACATCATCGTGGGCACGTCCGTGGGGGCCATTCACGCCTGCTACCTGGCCGCGACGAACCACCAGCCCCTGGAGCAGGCCCGGGGACTCATCGCCCACTGGACGGCGATGAAGGTGGAGGAGGTGCTCCGCTGCGGCTACGGGGACATCGTCCGGCTGCTGCGCGAGACGCTCGGCAAGCCCGCCCTCCCGGGCGACATCCAGCACGGCGGGTTGGTGGACCCCCGGGGGCTCCGGGCCCTGGTGGGCCGGGGCGTTCCCTGGCGCAACATCAGCGGGAACCTGCGCTCCGGCCACCTGGATGCCCTGGCGGTGAGCGCCACGCACATCGGCACCGGGGGCGCCGTGGTGTTCCTCCAGCGCCGTGGCGGCGGAGCGCCTACCTGGAGCGATGACCCCAACTACCGGGCCGTGGCCACGCGCATCGGCCCCAACCACGCGCTGGCGTCCGCCGCGCTGCCCATCGTCTTCCCGGTGGTGCGCGTCCGCGGCCAGCTCCACATGGATGGGGGGCTGCGGCTCAACGTCCCGCTCAGCCCCGCGCTCCGGCTGGGCGCGCAGCGCGTGCTCATCATCTCGCTGCGGCCCAACCCCACCCAGGTGCAGGGCGATCCCCCCGGGCCCACCGCGCAGGAGCGCGAGCAGGCCTCCGTCACCGCGCCCTTCCTCATCGGCCAGATGCTGAACATGCTGATGACGGACCGCATCGACCAGGACTTGGGGCGCCTGCGGCGGCTCAATGACATCCTCGAGGCGGGCACGAAGAAGTACGGGCCGGGCTTCGCGCAGACCCTCAGCGCCGCGGTCCACCCGCACCGCAGCCAGCCCGTGCGCGCCGTCCGGGAGATGCTGGTGCGCCCCTCGAAGGACCTGGGCACCCTGGCGGCCGAGTACGTCCGGACGCCGGGCTTCCGCAAGCGCAGCCAGGGGCTCGCGCACCGCACCATCCTGAAGCTCGTGGAGCGCGAGGCCCCGCGCGACGCGGACCTCGCCTCGTACCTGCTGTTCGATGGGGGCTTCGCGGACATCCTCATCGACCTGGGGCGGCAGGATGCCCGGGCCCTGCGCCCTCAGTGGGAGCGCTTCTGGTCCGAGGAGCCCCAGAGCCTCGCGGAGGCGGCGACGCTGATCCCCTCCGAGGAGGCCAGCGCGGCCTGA